From a region of the Schistocerca nitens isolate TAMUIC-IGC-003100 chromosome 8, iqSchNite1.1, whole genome shotgun sequence genome:
- the LOC126199200 gene encoding uncharacterized protein LOC126199200 yields the protein MMTMTLTLLLLPLLMAESALACTLPEPSTENFNISTAHKTWYEQYRYPMLAMDLQGCLTITQDPGKSNDTMRLKGYFSHNSLFPVTASATLKGNQLQTSYDGIFGWMISGRRNIVYINDDFYIDHYCMLGTEVSTIFTADKSPSDEVMKQVWEVVANHTEVDKSRYLRIFC from the exons ATGATGACCATGACGTTAACCCTTCTGCTGCTGCCGTTACTTATGGCTGAGAGCGCTCTGGCCTGTACGCTGCCTGAACCATCCACCGAGAACTTCAACATCTCCACA GCGCACAAGACCTGGTACGAGCAGTACCGCTACCCCATGCTGGCTATGGACCTCCAGGGTTGTCTGACCATCACGCAGGATCCAGGAAAAAGTAACGACACGATGCGCCTTAAGGGTTACTTCAgccacaattcttt GTTTCCAGTGACAGCTAGTGCGACACTCAAAGGGAATCAGTTGCAAACTTCATACGATGGCATAT TTGGTTGGATGATCAGCGGACGCAGAAACATCGTGTACATTAACGACGACTTCTACATTGACCACTATTGTATGTTGGGAACAG AGGTGTCAACAATTTTCACTGCAGACAAGTCTCCAAGCGACGAAGTAATGAAACAGGTATGGGAAGTCGTGGCCAACCATACTGAAGTCGACAAGTCACGATACTTGAGGATCTTCTGctaa